The DNA segment TCAATGCATCAGTTTTAACAACAATCCCCATATTTGATAAGAAGACATCACAGCCTTTAGTTAATATCATCAAACCATATATTCATAAAAATACAGTTTTTGTCTCTTATGAAGATTACTGGGAAGATTTGCCACTGTTATTACAGCATCATGTCTATGTTGTTTATCCATGGAAACAAAGAAATGAATTTGAATCTGATAATTGGGCTCGTGAATTTTATTTTGGAATTCAACAGTATCAGAAAACGCATCATAGCAAGTGGCCAAAGTATTTAATTACTGAAGAAGATTTCGCTAAACTTTGGTTTTCGAGCAAAAACATCTTTGTATTTATGGATCAATCCAAATTAAAACAGTTTAAGTATTACTTTAGTAATGAAAAAACAGCAATTAAGGTTTATGGGCGTTACCGTAATGTGTTTGTGGTTGGTAAAATTATAAAGCCATCACCTTAAAACATTTAACAGCAATTCCCGCTATTAATGACACGGGTTGCAAATAAAGACTTTTAGACCGATCATATATTTATTTTTCGTAACCTAGTTATTTTACAATGAACAATCAATTTAAAAAACATCTATCTATACCAGGTTTATTACACACATTAAGAAATAGCTTTGCAAAAGCTACTGATAGGAAGTCATCCAGCATTTACTCACTTGTTGATTGTTTGATGTGTGGCATGGCAGTATTTGGAATGAAGTATCCTTCATTACTTAAATTTGATAAAGATATGCGATCAGAGGGCAGTTTGGTTAAAAATAATATTAGCTCATTATATAAAGTTGAAAAAGTGCCATGTGATACATATTTACGTGAACGTTTAGATGAAATTGATTATCTTCAATTACGTCAGTCATTTAATGCATTACTAAGCAATCTACAAAGAGGTAAAGTTCTAGAGCAATATTGTTTTTATAATGATTATTATTTGATTTCCAGTGACGGCACAGGGATGTTTTCATCACATGAAGTGCATTGTGATAATTGCTGTGTAAAACATCACCGTAATGGAACAAAAACTTATTATCATCAAATGTTGTGTGCTTCGATTGTACATCCTGATATAAAGCAAGTGATTCCATTAGCGCCTGAGCCAATTATTAAAAGTGATGGAACAAAGAAAAATGATTGTGAGCGAAATGCAGCCAAACGTTTAATTAAACGTCTTCGCCAAGAACACCCGCACTTAGCAATGATTTTTGTTGAAGATGCCTTATATGCCAATGGCCCTCATATTGATGACCTAAACAAACATAATATTCATTATATTCTAGGAGTAAAACCAAGTGATCATACCTGGCTTTTTGACTGGGTTAAAGCAAGTAAATCCGAGTTTTTGTCGATGTCACTAGAGGGTGTTAAACATGAATTTGAGTGGGTTAATCAAGCTGAATTAAATGAAACTAGAAGTGATATTAAGGTTAACTTTTTGTCTTATAAACAGACAAATAAAAAAGGTAAAGTACAGCATTTTACTTGGGTGACAGACCTTGATCTTAATTCAAACAATGTATTTAAAATAATGACAGGAGCACGTGCACGCTGGAAAATTGAAAATGAGACATTTAATACATTAAAAAATCAAGGGTATAATTTTGAACACAATTTTGGTCATGGAGCAAACAACTTATGTACAGTATTTGGCTTTTTGATGCTATTGGCATTTTTGGTAGATCAAATTCAAGAACTATGCTGTCCATTATTTAAGTCGGCATTAAAAAAATTAGAGACAAGAAGTCGTTTATGGGACAGAATAAGAAGTGCTTTTTTTATAGCACAGATTAATAGTTGGGAAGCGCTATATTTACACCTATCAGGAAAAGTTAAAGCCCAATTGATCATCGACACTGGTTAATTATATTTTGCCATGAACATCGTGTTTTTAACTATACCCGGTTATTTATTAATGAGACATAAAAATCTAATATACGGTGCATATGCTGTAGCGGTAAGTATTGTCAATGAGAATGCTAATGGAATTAATAATTAAATGAAAAATTAAGCGGGAATAGCTGAACATTTAATAAATTGTTTGTCAGTTTATCTTAAGATCGACTAAACTAATAATGTGTTTATGATACAAGTTTTAATTTTATGTCAGATGATCATTGTTATGATGTCATTGTTATTGGTGCAGGGATATCAGGTTTAGGTGCTGCCAATGAGCTTAAACAGAAAGGAATCAATTCTTTAATATTAGAAGCAAGAGATCGTATTGGTGGTAGAATTCATACCATTAACCCTTGGGGGGCATCACTTGATTTGGGTGCTTCATGGATTCACGGTATTGAAAATAATCCAATTGCAGAGATTGCTAAAAAGTATAATATTCGAACCGTAGAAACAGATTTTGATGATTCAGACTATTTGAAATCAAGGCGTTTATTTGCAGTTTATGATACTTGTGGGCGTCGTTTAAGTCAGAATGAGGTTGATGAATTATTAGCACAAACACTCGCATTTGATCAGTTTTTATCTCAGACACGAAATGAATATGCACACTTGTCATTAAGAGCAGTCTTTGATATTTATTGCCATGAAAATCAAATACAAGAAGAGCATTATCAAAAGCTTTATTATTTTTTAGGTAATATGTATGCCTGTGAGTATGGGGATGATTTATCGTTACTATCTAATGCGGTGCAGTTGCCTTATGAGCGATCTGATGTCGATGGTGCAAATGTCATTTTTACGGATGGCTATAACCAAGTCATTAAGCGTTTAGCTCAAGGTTTGAGTATTCGTTTTAATCAACAAGTAAAATCAGTCAATTATAAAAAAGACGATATGATTGAAATTAAAACAAAAGATAAACAATATTTCTGTCGTTATCTAATTAGTAGTTTACCATTAGGTGTTTTAAAAGCGGGGGATGTTGAATTTTCACCTGATTTACCGAGTGAGAAAGTTGAAGCAATCAGCTCATTAAAAATGGGTGCTTATAATAAGATGTATTTGTATTTTGATCGAGTATTTTGGGATAAAGATAGTGAGTGGTTAGGCTATATTCCACAAATGCATGAAGTTGGTAAAACATTAGATTTTATGAATTATTATAAATATGTTCATCAGCCAATTTTATTAATCTTCTCAGGGGCGTCATTAGCTAAAATTCTTGAGACTTGGTCTGATAGAGAAGTGGTTGATTATATGATGCAAAAGCTTAAGATAATGTATGGTGATAAAGTCGTAGCGCCAACTTCTTATATTAGAACGAATTGGGTATCAGATCCATTTAGCTATGGTT comes from the bacterium SCSIO 12844 genome and includes:
- a CDS encoding transposase — its product is MNNQFKKHLSIPGLLHTLRNSFAKATDRKSSSIYSLVDCLMCGMAVFGMKYPSLLKFDKDMRSEGSLVKNNISSLYKVEKVPCDTYLRERLDEIDYLQLRQSFNALLSNLQRGKVLEQYCFYNDYYLISSDGTGMFSSHEVHCDNCCVKHHRNGTKTYYHQMLCASIVHPDIKQVIPLAPEPIIKSDGTKKNDCERNAAKRLIKRLRQEHPHLAMIFVEDALYANGPHIDDLNKHNIHYILGVKPSDHTWLFDWVKASKSEFLSMSLEGVKHEFEWVNQAELNETRSDIKVNFLSYKQTNKKGKVQHFTWVTDLDLNSNNVFKIMTGARARWKIENETFNTLKNQGYNFEHNFGHGANNLCTVFGFLMLLAFLVDQIQELCCPLFKSALKKLETRSRLWDRIRSAFFIAQINSWEALYLHLSGKVKAQLIIDTG
- a CDS encoding FAD-dependent oxidoreductase, with protein sequence MSDDHCYDVIVIGAGISGLGAANELKQKGINSLILEARDRIGGRIHTINPWGASLDLGASWIHGIENNPIAEIAKKYNIRTVETDFDDSDYLKSRRLFAVYDTCGRRLSQNEVDELLAQTLAFDQFLSQTRNEYAHLSLRAVFDIYCHENQIQEEHYQKLYYFLGNMYACEYGDDLSLLSNAVQLPYERSDVDGANVIFTDGYNQVIKRLAQGLSIRFNQQVKSVNYKKDDMIEIKTKDKQYFCRYLISSLPLGVLKAGDVEFSPDLPSEKVEAISSLKMGAYNKMYLYFDRVFWDKDSEWLGYIPQMHEVGKTLDFMNYYKYVHQPILLIFSGASLAKILETWSDREVVDYMMQKLKIMYGDKVVAPTSYIRTNWVSDPFSYGSFSCLPVGISHHMYQALSAPIENRIFFVGEATSSTDPSTVHGAYTSGVNAANQVALLSKEMKNTVKKNDIDTNLLVEKGTKIKKLVS